A genomic region of Arachis stenosperma cultivar V10309 chromosome 9, arast.V10309.gnm1.PFL2, whole genome shotgun sequence contains the following coding sequences:
- the LOC130950355 gene encoding uncharacterized protein LOC130950355: MESDHLKYHGRCKEFENGCTWIIRITLRQRKDNWEVGRYNGTHTCLATSISSDHQQLDHHVICARIFSLVRADAMVRIKVLQEATEATYGFRPSYKKVWMAKQKAVAQIYRDWEESYAELPRNQVDESTEYFHRLFWTFPPCIEAFRHCKPLVSIDETHLYGKCGGTLLLAIAQDGNSNILYVAFALVEGENAEPLTFFFSHLRQHVTPQEGILVIYAYMHTVSSVASSGITLNLSWNQVK, translated from the exons ATGGAATCAGATCATCTGAAGTATCATGGGAGATGCAAGGAGTTTGAGAACGGCTGCACGTGGATAATTCGTATCACACTTCGGCAGCGTAAGGATAATTGGGAGGTTGGAAGGTACAATGGAACTCACACTTGCTTGGCTACTTCGATTTCGAGTGACCACCAACAGCTCGATCACCACGTTATTTGTGCGAGGATCTTTTCGTTGGTTAGGGCAGATGCAATGGTTAGGATAAAGGTGTTGCAAGAAGCCACGGAGGCAACCTATGGATTCAGGCCTAGTTATAAGAAGGTGTGGATGGCAAAACAGAAGGCAGTTGCACAGATCTACAGGGATTGGGAAGAGTCATATGCCGAGTTGCCCC GTAATCAGGTTGATGAGTCTACGGAGTACTTTCATCGTCTTTTCTGGACATTCCCTCCATGCATTGAGGCATTTAGACATTGCAAGCCACTAGTAAGCATTGACGAGACTCATTTATATGGGAAGTGTGGTGGGACTTTGCTTCTGGCTATCGCGCAAGATGGAAACTCGAATATCTTGTATGTTGCCTTTGCACTTGTGGAAGGGGAGAATGCAGAGCCCTTGACTTTTTTCTTCTCCCACTTGCGTCAACATGTGACTCCACAAGAAGGCATTCTTGTGATATATGCGTATATGCATACGGTGTCCTCAGTAGCATCATCCGGCATCACCCTGAATCTCTCATGGAACCAGGTGAAGTAG